A stretch of Aphelocoma coerulescens isolate FSJ_1873_10779 chromosome 1A, UR_Acoe_1.0, whole genome shotgun sequence DNA encodes these proteins:
- the LOC138104469 gene encoding uncharacterized protein DKFZp434B061-like, with translation MVPREDQFVLWRKHYEGERSPQHSVGCSSETATTRVPDLSTGFCPDLKNLNKTTLRRQTLDRETQVCGVTAFRQGGAVAPSRSPEARGGQPGPRIAAPSRSAGALSAAGRSGHRDRIRPARRPGSGSRTAAPGTARSRSPGTSGGDPRGALRSAPVPAGTPHRAAPVPAGVLRLSRREHRTGEHRTALRLSRREHRTALHLSRREYRTALRLSRREHRTGEHCTALRLSRREHRTALRLSRRGTPHRAAPVPAGTPHRGTPHRAAPVPAGVLRLSRREHRTGEHRTALHLSRREYRTALRLSRREHRTGEHCTALRLSRREHRTALRLSRRGTPHRAAPVPAGTPHRGTPHRAAPVPAGVLRLSRREHRTGEHRTALHLSRREYRTALRLSRREHRTGEHCTALRLSRREHRTALRLSRRGTPHRAAPVPAGTPHRGTPHRAAPVPAGNTAPRCACPGGNTAPGNTAPRCAYPGGEHRTALRLSRREHRTGEHCTALRLSRREHRTALRLSRRGTPHRAAPVPAGTPHRGTPHRAAPVPAGVLRLSRREHRTGEHRTALHLSRREYRTALRLSRREHRTGEHCTALRLSRREHRTALRLSRRGTPHRAAPVPAGTPHRGTPHRAAPVPAGTPHRTVLLLSRWCHRTAPAPVPAGDTSPGPSPSASSCLGHPVPALRGQ, from the exons ATGGTCCCCAGGGAAGACCAGTTTGTGCTATGGAGAAAGCATTATGAGGGGGAGCGCAGCCCACAGCACAGCGTTGGTTGCTCGTCCGAAACGGCCACTACCCGGGTCCCTGATCTTAGTACAGGATTTTGTCCGGACCtcaaaaatttaaacaaaaccacTCTTCGCAGACAAA CTCTGGACCGGGAAACCCAAGTTTGCGGTGTGACGGCGTTCAGGCAGGGCGGTGCCGTGGCGCCATCCCGCAGCCCGGAGGCGCGGGGCGGGCAGCCCGGGCCCAGGATCGCCGCCCCTTCTCGCTCCGCAGGGGCGCTCAGCGCGGCGGGGAGGAGCGGGCACCGGGACCGTATAAGGCCCGCCCGCCGTCCCGGCTCCGGCAGTCGCACCGCGGCTCCCGGCACGGCCCGCTCCCGATCCCCGGGGACAAGCGGCGGGGACCCGCGCGGAGCGCTCCGCAGCGCGCCTGTCCCGGCGGGAACACCGCACCGCGCTGCGCCTGTCCCGGCGGGGGTGCTGCGCCTGTCCCGGCGGGAACACCGCACTGGGGAACACCGCACCGCGCTGCGCCTATCCCGGCGGGAACACCGCACCGCGCTGCACCTATCCCGGCGGGAATACCGCACCGCGCTGCGCCTGTCCCGGCGGGAACACCGCACCGGGGAACACTGCACCGCGCTGCGCCTATCCCGGCGGGAACACCGCACCGCGCTGCGCCTGTCCCGGCGGGGAACACCGCACCGCGCTGCGCCTGTCCCGGCGGGAACACCGCACCGGGGAACACCGCACCGCGCTGCGCCTGTCCCGGCGGGGGTGCTGCGCCTGTCCCGGCGGGAACACCGCACTGGGGAACACCGCACCGCGCTGCACCTATCCCGGCGGGAATACCGCACCGCGCTGCGCCTGTCCCGGCGGGAACACCGCACCGGGGAACACTGCACCGCGCTGCGCCTATCCCGGCGGGAACACCGCACCGCGCTGCGCCTGTCCCGGCGGGGAACACCGCACCGCGCTGCGCCTGTCCCGGCGGGAACACCGCACCGGGGAACACCGCACCGCGCTGCGCCTGTCCCGGCGGGGGTGCTGCGCCTGTCCCGGCGGGAACACCGCACTGGGGAACACCGCACCGCGCTGCACCTATCCCGGCGGGAATACCGCACCGCGCTGCGCCTGTCCCGGCGGGAACACCGCACCGGGGAACACTGCACCGCGCTGCGCCTATCCCGGCGGGAACACCGCACCGCGCTGCGCCTGTCCCGGCGGGGAACACCGCACCGCGCTGCGCCTGTCCCGGCGGGAACACCGCACCGGGGAACACCGCACCGCGCTGCGCCTGTCCCGGCGGGGAACACCGCACCGCGCTGCGCCTGTCCCGGCGGGAACACCGCACCGGGGAACACCGCACCGCGCTGCGCCTATCCCGGCGGGGAACACCGCACCGCGCTGCGCCTGTCCCGGCGGGAACACCGCACCGGGGAACACTGCACCGCGCTGCGCCTATCCCGGCGGGAACACCGCACCGCGCTGCGCCTGTCCCGGCGGGGAACACCGCACCGCGCTGCGCCTGTCCCGGCGGGAACACCGCACCGGGGAACACCGCACCGCGCTGCGCCTGTCCCGGCGGGGGTGCTGCGCCTGTCCCGGCGGGAACACCGCACTGGGGAACACCGCACCGCGCTGCACCTATCCCGGCGGGAATACCGCACCGCGCTGCGCCTGTCCCGGCGGGAACACCGCACCGGGGAACACTGCACCGCGCTGCGCCTATCCCGGCGGGAACACCGCACCGCGCTGCGCCTGTCCCGGCGGGGAACACCGCACCGCGCTGCGCCTGTCCCGGCGGGAACACCGCACCGGGGAACACCGCACCGCGCTGCGCCTGTCCCGGCGGGAACACCGCACCGCACCGTTTTGCTTCTGTCCCGCTGGTGTCACCGCACCGCACCTGCCCCAGTCCCCGCGGGGGACACCTCCCCGGGGCCGTCCCCATCTGCTTCCTCCTGCTTAGgccaccccgtgccagccctcCGGGGGCAGTAG